One window from the genome of Bacillus tianshenii encodes:
- the yaaA gene encoding S4 domain-containing protein YaaA gives MEEVMIETEYIPLGQFLKLAGVIDTGGMAKWFLSEYDIFVNGEQDQRRGRKLRAGDEIEIPEVGNFRVVSE, from the coding sequence ATGGAAGAAGTAATGATCGAGACTGAATATATCCCGCTTGGACAATTTTTAAAGCTCGCAGGTGTCATCGACACAGGTGGGATGGCGAAGTGGTTTTTGAGTGAATATGATATTTTTGTTAATGGAGAACAAGACCAGCGGAGAGGGCGGAAGCTTCGTGCAGGAGATGAAATCGAAATTCCAGAAGTGGGGAACTTCCGTGTCGTTTCTGAGTAA
- a CDS encoding YaaC family protein translates to MSASNWSWLNFYLSTDHVQTYLHKSYLKENIENAEKWSYENCYAFIYYLEHGQNYYITAEKAPISIQPVLLFYGYIQLMKACLLTTDATYPESAAVLSHGVTTRKRKKKQYQFLHDQIKIQKNGLFTHFFSKMFHVEHLENEKYSMEMLLQHIPEMNALFSDSFNRSYHYPINKEGKRLFIPLSIIDQLKMTVQHFSRFIKQILHPDNIMITDDHFILELPYNPSPISSIPLLYHYQEESFFLPKNKPLLTSNLNELMVHYLLLYNLSMICRYETEWWGDIRHHFSHHDFPFIMQFLQTTKEKIPFYISLLLHEKRVNP, encoded by the coding sequence ATGTCTGCATCAAATTGGAGCTGGCTCAACTTTTATCTTTCTACAGATCATGTGCAAACATACTTACATAAAAGCTATCTTAAAGAGAATATTGAAAATGCAGAAAAGTGGAGCTATGAAAACTGCTATGCCTTTATTTACTACTTAGAACATGGACAAAATTATTATATTACAGCAGAAAAAGCACCTATATCAATTCAGCCAGTATTACTTTTCTATGGATATATCCAGCTGATGAAAGCTTGTCTCCTCACAACCGATGCAACCTATCCTGAAAGCGCAGCTGTTTTATCTCATGGCGTAACAACGCGAAAGAGAAAGAAAAAACAGTACCAATTCCTACATGACCAAATCAAAATACAAAAGAATGGACTGTTTACACATTTTTTCAGCAAAATGTTTCACGTGGAACATCTAGAAAACGAAAAATATTCGATGGAAATGCTCCTACAGCATATACCTGAGATGAATGCTCTATTTTCAGATAGTTTTAACCGTTCTTATCATTACCCTATCAATAAGGAGGGAAAGCGACTTTTTATCCCTCTGTCCATTATCGATCAATTAAAGATGACAGTGCAACATTTCAGTCGATTCATTAAACAAATTTTACATCCAGATAATATTATGATTACTGATGACCATTTCATCCTAGAGTTACCATACAATCCTTCGCCTATTTCAAGCATACCACTGCTTTATCATTATCAGGAAGAATCTTTCTTCCTTCCAAAGAATAAACCATTATTAACCTCCAATTTAAATGAGCTTATGGTTCACTATCTTCTTTTATACAATTTAAGCATGATCTGTCGCTATGAAACAGAGTGGTGGGGAGATATTCGACATCACTTTTCACATCATGATTTCCCTTTTATTATGCAGTTTTTACAAACTACTAAAGAGAAGATCCCTTTTTATATTTCTCTTTTATTACACGAAAAAAGAGTCAATCCATAA
- the dnaN gene encoding DNA polymerase III subunit beta, translating to MKFVIQRDQLAQAVQDVMKAVSSRTTIPILTGIKIEVSHEGITLTGSNSDISIETYIPKEDEEKEYATIYETGSIVLQAKFFNEIVKKLPEENVEIEVGEQYSTKINSGNTHFHLNGLDPEEYPRLPEINEEHAFQLPADLLKHMVRQTVFAVSTSETRPILTGVNWRIENTQLTCVATDSHRLALRSTPIEMQDSLPEELANVVIPGKSLNELSKIIDDNDEPIDIVVTENQILFKTKYLLFFSRLLDGNYPDTSRLIPNDSKTEVIVNVKEFLQSIDRASLLAREGKNNVVKLSTLSDGRLEISSNTPEIGKVTEHVYTQSIEGDELKISFSAKYMMDALKAIDGTEILVSFTGAMRPFLIRSPQDDTILQLILPVRTY from the coding sequence ATGAAATTTGTCATTCAACGCGATCAATTGGCACAAGCTGTTCAAGATGTTATGAAGGCTGTGTCTTCAAGAACAACAATCCCGATTTTAACTGGGATAAAAATTGAAGTATCTCATGAAGGAATAACTTTAACAGGTAGTAACTCTGACATCTCAATTGAAACGTATATTCCAAAAGAAGATGAAGAGAAGGAATATGCCACGATCTATGAAACGGGAAGTATTGTGCTTCAAGCAAAGTTTTTTAATGAAATCGTAAAGAAGCTTCCAGAAGAAAATGTTGAAATAGAAGTAGGAGAACAATATAGTACAAAAATAAATTCTGGAAATACTCATTTTCACTTAAACGGATTAGATCCTGAGGAATATCCTCGTTTACCAGAAATCAATGAGGAGCACGCATTCCAACTGCCTGCTGATTTGTTAAAGCATATGGTGAGACAAACTGTATTTGCGGTGTCCACCTCAGAAACACGCCCAATCTTGACAGGTGTAAACTGGCGCATTGAAAATACACAGCTGACATGTGTGGCGACAGACAGTCATCGCTTAGCACTTCGGAGCACCCCGATTGAAATGCAGGATTCTTTACCTGAGGAATTAGCGAATGTCGTTATTCCTGGTAAGAGCTTAAATGAACTTAGCAAGATCATTGATGACAATGATGAGCCGATCGATATTGTTGTGACTGAAAATCAAATTCTCTTTAAAACAAAATACCTTTTATTCTTCTCTCGTCTGTTAGATGGGAATTATCCGGATACATCACGCTTAATTCCAAATGACAGCAAAACAGAAGTCATCGTAAACGTAAAAGAATTTCTTCAGTCAATTGACCGGGCATCTCTGCTAGCTCGTGAAGGAAAAAATAATGTCGTTAAACTATCTACACTTTCAGATGGCCGTTTAGAAATTAGCTCGAATACACCAGAAATCGGAAAAGTAACTGAACATGTTTATACACAGAGTATTGAAGGTGATGAGTTAAAGATCTCGTTTAGTGCGAAGTATATGATGGATGCACTAAAAGCAATTGACGGAACAGAAATTCTAGTCAGCTTTACCGGGGCGATGCGTCCTTTTCTAATTCGTTCACCACAGGATGATACAATTTTGCAGTTGATTTTGCCTGTGCGAACGTATTAA
- the gyrA gene encoding DNA gyrase subunit A, with amino-acid sequence MSEEQRSQVKEVNISQEMRTSFMDYAMSVIVSRALPDVRDGLKPVHRRILYAMNDLGMTSEKAYKKSARIVGEVIGKYHPHGDSAVYDTMVRMAQDFNYRYMLVDGHGNFGSIDGDAAAAMRYTEARMSKISMELVRDIQKDTIDYQENYDGHEKEPVVLPARFPNLLVNGSAGIAVGMATNIPPHQLGEVIDGILAITKEPELSIQELMEYIPGPDFPTAGQILGRSGIRKAYETGKGSITIRAKTEIEQMSNGKERILVSELPYQVNKAKLIEKIAELVRDKKIDGITDLRDESDRNGMRIVIELRKDANANVLLNNLYKQTTLQTSFGINLLALVGGRPKVLNLKQCLEYYLEHQRVVIRRRTAFDLRKAEARAHILEGLRIALDHLDEVINLIRSSQTTDIARNGLMEKFGLSEKQAQAILDMRLQRLTGLEREKIEEEYKNLVDLIAELKAILADDEKVLDIIREELLELKERFNDERRTEILVSGIDAIEDEDLIPRQNIVITLTHHGYIKRLPMSTYRSQKRGGRGVQGMGTNEDDFVEQLLTTSTHDTVLFFTNKGKVYRLKGYEIPEYSRTAKGIPIINLLEIDKDEWVKAVIPIQEFAEDWFLLFATKDGIVKRSPLSSYANIRKGGLIAVNLREDDELISVRLTDGEKDIIMGTQHGMMIRFQETDVRSMGRTATGVKGINLSGGDQVVGMEILEEDVDVLVVTTKGYGKRTPASEYRLQTRGGKGLITCNLTEKNGQVSTVKAVTSDDDIMIITESGVLIRMSVNDISSMGRNTQGVRLIRLGEEESVSTVAKVKEDEATEEEIEEIEESAESLGEGDEQE; translated from the coding sequence ATGTCGGAAGAGCAACGTTCACAAGTTAAAGAAGTGAATATTAGTCAGGAAATGCGGACATCCTTTATGGATTATGCAATGAGTGTTATCGTTTCTCGTGCACTCCCAGATGTCCGTGACGGTCTTAAACCCGTGCACCGACGCATCTTATATGCAATGAATGACCTTGGTATGACTTCTGAGAAAGCTTATAAGAAGTCAGCACGTATCGTTGGAGAAGTAATTGGTAAATACCATCCACATGGTGATTCTGCTGTCTATGACACAATGGTACGCATGGCGCAAGATTTTAACTATCGCTATATGCTTGTTGATGGTCACGGGAACTTTGGTTCAATTGATGGTGATGCAGCGGCAGCGATGCGTTATACAGAAGCGCGGATGTCCAAGATTTCAATGGAACTCGTGCGCGATATTCAGAAAGATACGATCGACTATCAGGAGAACTATGATGGTCATGAAAAAGAGCCTGTTGTTTTACCTGCTCGTTTCCCGAATTTATTAGTCAATGGTTCGGCTGGGATTGCGGTTGGGATGGCAACGAATATTCCACCACATCAATTAGGTGAAGTCATTGACGGTATTCTAGCAATCACAAAAGAGCCTGAGTTGTCTATTCAAGAATTGATGGAATACATACCTGGACCTGATTTCCCTACAGCAGGGCAAATTTTAGGTCGAAGTGGTATTCGAAAGGCGTATGAGACTGGTAAAGGCTCGATTACAATCCGCGCAAAGACAGAGATTGAGCAAATGTCAAACGGTAAAGAGCGAATCCTAGTATCAGAGCTTCCTTATCAAGTAAACAAAGCGAAGCTAATCGAAAAGATTGCAGAGCTTGTTCGGGATAAGAAAATCGATGGTATTACAGATTTGCGTGATGAATCGGATCGAAATGGAATGCGTATTGTAATTGAGCTTCGAAAAGATGCAAATGCCAATGTACTTCTTAATAACCTTTATAAGCAGACAACGTTGCAGACAAGCTTTGGTATTAACTTACTTGCACTTGTAGGTGGGCGTCCGAAGGTATTGAACCTTAAGCAATGTCTTGAATATTACTTAGAGCATCAACGTGTGGTTATTCGTCGCCGGACAGCTTTTGATTTGCGAAAAGCAGAGGCAAGAGCTCATATTCTAGAAGGTCTGCGAATTGCCCTTGATCATTTAGATGAGGTTATTAATTTAATTCGCAGCTCGCAAACAACCGATATTGCTCGTAATGGGTTAATGGAGAAATTCGGGTTAAGTGAAAAGCAAGCACAGGCAATTCTAGATATGCGTTTACAGCGTTTAACAGGGTTAGAACGTGAGAAGATTGAAGAAGAATATAAGAATTTAGTGGATTTAATAGCAGAATTGAAGGCTATTTTAGCTGATGATGAAAAAGTACTGGATATCATCCGTGAAGAGTTGCTTGAACTAAAAGAGCGCTTTAACGATGAACGCCGTACTGAAATTTTAGTAAGTGGAATTGATGCAATTGAAGATGAAGATTTAATTCCTCGTCAAAATATCGTGATTACACTTACACATCATGGCTATATTAAGCGACTGCCGATGTCTACGTACCGTAGTCAAAAGCGTGGAGGCCGTGGTGTTCAAGGAATGGGTACGAACGAAGATGATTTCGTTGAGCAGTTGCTGACGACTTCTACTCATGATACCGTGCTATTCTTTACGAATAAAGGGAAGGTATATCGTCTGAAGGGTTATGAAATACCTGAATACAGCCGGACAGCGAAAGGAATCCCGATCATTAACCTGCTAGAAATCGATAAAGATGAGTGGGTAAAAGCAGTCATTCCGATTCAGGAGTTTGCGGAAGATTGGTTCCTGTTGTTCGCTACAAAAGACGGCATTGTCAAACGCTCACCACTTTCTTCATATGCTAATATCCGCAAAGGTGGATTAATAGCTGTGAATTTAAGAGAAGATGATGAACTCATCTCTGTTCGGTTAACAGATGGTGAAAAAGATATTATCATGGGAACCCAGCACGGAATGATGATTCGCTTCCAAGAAACAGATGTCCGTTCAATGGGACGTACAGCTACAGGCGTAAAAGGGATAAACTTAAGTGGTGGCGACCAAGTTGTCGGAATGGAAATCCTTGAAGAAGATGTAGATGTTCTCGTTGTAACAACAAAAGGTTATGGAAAACGGACACCTGCAAGTGAATATCGTCTTCAAACGCGTGGCGGAAAAGGTCTTATTACATGTAACCTGACAGAGAAGAATGGCCAAGTCTCTACAGTGAAGGCTGTTACATCTGATGATGATATTATGATTATTACCGAAAGTGGAGTACTTATTCGTATGTCTGTTAATGACATTTCTTCAATGGGAAGAAACACACAAGGTGTAAGGCTAATACGCCTTGGAGAAGAAGAAAGCGTCTCAACAGTAGCAAAAGTTAAAGAAGATGAAGCAACAGAGGAAGAAATCGAAGAGATAGAGGAATCCGCAGAGAGCCTTGGAGAAGGCGATGAACAAGAATAA
- the recF gene encoding DNA replication/repair protein RecF, whose amino-acid sequence MHIKELTLRNYRNYEHCHVEFADKVNVILGENAQGKTNLMEAIYVLAIAKSHRTAKDKELIFWDKEYAKIEGRAEKRNGPVSMQLVISTKGKKAKVNALEQKKLSSYIGTINIVMFAPEDLNLVKGSPQIRRRFIDIEIGQVMPVYMHHLSNYQKILQQRNHLLKRMQKHEKIDPSLLEIMTEQLVQVAAEVSRRRFIFLSMLQKWAEPIHHGISRGLEKLEIEYRPSVEVSHEMDLSKMIEAYHEKFAKIKDREIDRGITLAGPHRDDMAFYVNGRDVQVYGSQGQQRTTALSLKLAEIELIKQEAGEYPILLLDDVLSELDDFRQSHLLNTIQGKVQTFVTTTSVDGIDHQTLNEADTFEVRNGQISKVK is encoded by the coding sequence TTGCATATTAAAGAACTTACATTACGAAATTACCGAAATTATGAACATTGTCACGTTGAGTTTGCTGATAAAGTAAATGTTATCCTCGGGGAAAATGCTCAAGGAAAAACAAACTTGATGGAGGCTATCTATGTGTTAGCCATCGCAAAGTCCCATCGTACAGCAAAAGACAAAGAGCTCATATTTTGGGATAAAGAATATGCTAAAATAGAAGGTAGGGCCGAAAAGCGAAACGGACCTGTTTCGATGCAGCTCGTTATTTCGACCAAAGGGAAAAAAGCGAAAGTAAATGCTTTAGAGCAGAAGAAGCTAAGCAGTTATATTGGAACAATTAACATCGTGATGTTTGCGCCGGAAGATTTGAACCTTGTCAAAGGGAGTCCACAAATACGTCGGCGTTTTATTGATATTGAAATTGGACAAGTGATGCCCGTCTATATGCATCATCTATCTAATTATCAAAAGATTCTTCAACAACGAAATCATTTATTAAAACGAATGCAAAAGCACGAAAAGATTGATCCTTCCCTTTTGGAAATTATGACCGAACAATTAGTACAAGTTGCGGCAGAAGTGTCTAGGCGGAGGTTTATCTTCTTATCGATGCTTCAAAAGTGGGCTGAACCGATCCATCACGGTATTAGCAGAGGTCTTGAAAAGCTAGAAATTGAATATAGACCAAGTGTTGAGGTATCACATGAGATGGATTTGTCGAAAATGATAGAAGCGTATCATGAAAAGTTTGCTAAAATAAAAGATAGAGAAATCGATCGAGGTATTACGTTAGCTGGACCTCACCGTGATGATATGGCTTTTTACGTAAATGGTCGTGATGTTCAAGTATACGGTTCACAAGGTCAGCAGCGGACAACGGCTTTATCTTTGAAGTTAGCGGAGATTGAATTGATTAAGCAAGAAGCAGGAGAGTATCCGATTTTATTATTAGACGATGTGTTATCTGAATTAGATGATTTTCGGCAGTCACATCTCCTTAATACAATTCAAGGCAAAGTACAGACATTTGTGACGACGACAAGCGTTGATGGCATTGACCATCAAACTCTCAATGAAGCGGACACCTTTGAAGTTCGTAATGGGCAAATTTCTAAAGTGAAATGA
- a CDS encoding DUF370 domain-containing protein, protein MFIHLGEEIVIRSEDVIAIIDGQLIESSTIMSEFIRGQEREKGITEVSAGAAKSIVVTKDRVYFSPLSSVTLKRRSQMISDLEPFNE, encoded by the coding sequence GTGTTCATTCATCTAGGTGAAGAAATCGTTATACGTTCTGAGGACGTTATCGCCATTATTGATGGGCAACTGATCGAGTCTTCAACGATTATGTCAGAGTTTATTAGAGGTCAAGAAAGAGAGAAAGGGATTACAGAAGTATCAGCAGGCGCTGCAAAGTCAATTGTTGTTACGAAGGATCGTGTGTACTTTTCCCCGCTATCTTCTGTAACACTGAAACGACGGTCACAAATGATTTCCGATCTTGAGCCTTTCAACGAATAA
- the gyrB gene encoding DNA topoisomerase (ATP-hydrolyzing) subunit B, translated as MEQNRPEQQAYDENQIQVLEGLEAVRKRPGMYIGSTGSRGLHHLVWEIVDNSIDEALAGYCDEIKVFIEEDNSITVMDDGRGIPVGIHEKMGRPAVEVIMTVLHAGGKFGGGGYKVSGGLHGVGASVVNALSSELEVTVHRDGNIYYQKFNRGIPAADLEIIGTTEQTGTKVHFKPDHEIFTETKVYDFDTLASRTRELAFLNRGLKISISDKRPEGKRKDYYYEGGIKSYVEHLNRSRQVLHDEPIFISNERDNISVEVAIQYNDSFTSNIYSFANNIHTYEGGTHESGFKTALTRVINDYARKHNLFKDTDPNLTGDDVREGLTAIVSIKHPDPQFEGQTKTKLGNSEVRTVTDAIFTEAFETFLLENPAPAKKIVEKGLTASRARMAAKKARELTRRKGALEVSNLPGKLADCSSRDAKISELYVVEGDSAGGSAKQGRDRHFQAILPLRGKIINVEKARLDKILSNNEIRMIITALGTGIGEDFDIEKVRYHKIVIMTDADVDGAHIRTLLLTFIYRYMRPLIEKGYIYIAQPPLYKIQQGKNVYYAYNEREKDARYAELPATPKPSLQRYKGLGEMNPEQLWETTMNPESRTLLQVNLQDAMDADEIFEILMGDKVEPRRHFIQENADYVKNLDI; from the coding sequence ATGGAACAAAACAGACCTGAACAACAAGCCTATGATGAAAACCAAATACAGGTATTAGAAGGGCTTGAAGCGGTAAGAAAACGGCCTGGTATGTATATTGGTTCAACAGGCTCTAGAGGCCTTCACCATCTTGTTTGGGAAATCGTCGACAATAGTATTGATGAGGCACTTGCGGGTTATTGTGATGAAATTAAAGTTTTCATTGAAGAAGATAACAGTATTACCGTAATGGACGATGGCAGAGGTATTCCTGTAGGTATTCATGAGAAGATGGGACGTCCTGCAGTTGAGGTTATTATGACCGTGCTACACGCTGGCGGTAAATTCGGCGGCGGCGGTTATAAAGTATCCGGAGGTCTTCATGGGGTTGGTGCTTCTGTTGTTAATGCACTTTCGTCGGAATTGGAAGTTACTGTGCATCGTGATGGTAATATTTATTACCAGAAATTTAACCGAGGCATACCAGCTGCAGATTTAGAGATCATCGGAACAACAGAACAAACAGGAACGAAGGTTCATTTTAAGCCTGATCATGAAATCTTCACAGAAACAAAGGTTTATGATTTCGATACACTTGCGAGCCGTACTCGTGAGTTGGCCTTCTTAAACCGTGGTTTAAAGATTTCGATTTCAGATAAACGTCCAGAAGGAAAGAGGAAAGATTATTATTATGAGGGTGGCATCAAATCTTACGTAGAACATTTAAACCGTTCACGTCAAGTGCTTCATGATGAACCAATCTTTATTTCCAATGAGCGGGATAATATTTCTGTTGAAGTTGCGATTCAATATAATGACAGCTTCACTAGTAATATTTATTCTTTCGCAAATAATATTCACACATATGAAGGCGGAACCCACGAATCTGGTTTTAAAACTGCCTTAACGCGTGTTATTAATGATTATGCGCGTAAACATAACCTCTTCAAGGATACAGACCCGAATTTAACTGGGGACGATGTGCGTGAAGGGTTAACAGCAATTGTGTCAATTAAACACCCTGATCCGCAATTTGAAGGTCAAACAAAAACGAAACTGGGCAACAGTGAAGTGCGAACGGTGACAGATGCTATTTTCACAGAGGCATTTGAAACCTTTTTACTTGAAAACCCTGCTCCTGCAAAAAAAATTGTTGAAAAAGGCTTAACAGCTTCACGTGCTCGAATGGCTGCGAAGAAAGCTCGTGAATTAACAAGAAGAAAGGGAGCGCTTGAAGTCTCCAATCTTCCAGGTAAGTTGGCAGACTGTTCATCACGGGATGCGAAAATTAGTGAACTATATGTGGTTGAGGGGGATTCAGCAGGTGGTTCAGCCAAACAAGGTCGTGACCGCCACTTCCAAGCTATTCTTCCACTTCGTGGTAAGATTATTAATGTTGAAAAAGCTAGGCTGGATAAAATTCTTTCCAACAATGAAATTCGTATGATTATTACAGCGCTTGGTACTGGAATTGGAGAAGATTTTGATATCGAAAAAGTCCGTTATCATAAAATCGTTATTATGACAGATGCTGACGTTGATGGTGCGCATATTCGAACGCTGCTGTTAACTTTTATCTACCGATATATGCGTCCTTTAATTGAGAAAGGGTATATCTATATTGCTCAGCCGCCACTTTATAAAATTCAGCAAGGTAAAAATGTTTATTATGCCTATAATGAACGTGAAAAAGACGCACGATATGCTGAGCTTCCTGCTACACCGAAGCCGTCATTACAGCGTTACAAAGGTTTAGGTGAAATGAATCCAGAACAGCTGTGGGAAACAACGATGAACCCAGAATCACGTACACTGTTACAAGTGAATCTTCAGGATGCAATGGATGCCGATGAAATTTTTGAGATTTTGATGGGTGACAAAGTTGAGCCGCGTAGACATTTCATCCAAGAGAATGCAGATTACGTTAAGAATCTTGATATCTAA
- the dnaA gene encoding chromosomal replication initiator protein DnaA yields the protein MENIAELWERTLKEIEKKISKPSFETWLKSTKAHSLKEDVLVITAPNEFARDWLESRYADLISETVHEVTGAELEVKFIIPQNTEEESMDLEQEKKKAPKKTSNEESSHSMLNEKYTFDTFVIGSGNRFAHAASLAVAEAPAKAYNPLFIYGGVGLGKTHLMHAIGHYVLEHNPQAKVVYLSSEKFTNEFINSIRDNKAVNFRNKYRNVDVLLIDDIQFLAGKEQTQEEFFHTFNALHEESKQIVISSDRPPKEIPTLEDRLRSRFEWGLITDITPPDLETRIAILRKKAKAEKLNISNEVMIYIANQIDTNIRELEGALIRVVAYSSLINKDINADLAAEALKDIIPSSKPKIITIQSIQQTVGEYYSIKLEDFKAKKRTKTVAFPRQIAMYLSRELTDYSLPKIGEEFGGRDHTTVIHAHEKISNLLKADTQLQQQIQEVKERLKA from the coding sequence ATGGAAAATATCGCAGAGTTATGGGAACGGACTCTGAAAGAAATAGAAAAAAAGATTAGTAAGCCAAGCTTCGAAACATGGCTTAAATCAACGAAAGCACACTCACTAAAAGAGGATGTGCTCGTTATTACAGCTCCAAATGAATTTGCCCGTGATTGGCTTGAATCCCGCTATGCAGATTTAATTTCAGAAACTGTTCATGAAGTAACTGGAGCAGAACTTGAAGTTAAATTTATTATTCCGCAGAATACGGAAGAAGAAAGCATGGATTTAGAGCAAGAAAAAAAGAAAGCGCCGAAGAAAACTTCCAATGAAGAATCATCTCATAGTATGTTGAATGAAAAGTATACATTCGACACATTTGTCATCGGCTCTGGGAACCGATTTGCTCATGCTGCATCATTGGCTGTTGCTGAAGCGCCAGCTAAAGCCTATAATCCATTATTCATTTACGGGGGAGTTGGATTAGGGAAAACTCATCTTATGCACGCCATCGGTCATTATGTATTGGAACATAATCCACAAGCGAAAGTGGTCTATTTATCATCAGAGAAGTTTACGAATGAGTTTATTAACTCAATTCGCGATAACAAAGCGGTTAATTTCCGCAATAAATATCGAAATGTGGATGTGCTATTAATCGATGATATTCAGTTTCTAGCTGGAAAAGAACAAACACAAGAAGAGTTTTTCCATACCTTTAATGCTTTGCATGAAGAAAGCAAGCAAATCGTCATTTCTAGTGACCGGCCTCCAAAAGAGATTCCAACACTGGAAGACCGTTTACGTTCACGATTTGAATGGGGTCTAATTACTGATATTACACCGCCTGATTTGGAAACAAGGATTGCAATCTTGAGGAAAAAAGCGAAGGCTGAAAAACTGAATATTTCCAATGAGGTCATGATTTATATTGCTAATCAAATTGATACAAATATTCGTGAGCTTGAAGGAGCCTTAATCCGTGTCGTTGCTTATTCCTCACTCATCAATAAAGATATCAATGCAGACCTTGCAGCAGAAGCACTCAAGGACATTATTCCAAGTTCGAAGCCGAAGATTATTACGATTCAAAGTATCCAACAAACAGTCGGGGAATATTACTCAATTAAACTCGAAGATTTCAAAGCAAAAAAACGTACAAAAACAGTCGCCTTCCCGAGACAAATCGCTATGTATCTATCAAGAGAGCTTACTGATTATTCATTACCAAAAATCGGCGAAGAATTCGGAGGCAGGGATCACACAACAGTAATCCATGCACATGAAAAAATCTCAAACTTGTTAAAAGCAGATACACAACTCCAACAGCAAATTCAGGAAGTAAAAGAACGCCTTAAAGCTTAG